DNA sequence from the Acidothermus cellulolyticus 11B genome:
ATGCCCAGGCGGGATTATGGGAGCCCGACGCCGCCGATCTCGCTGAACTCGATCAGATCACCGGCGGGTTCACCGGGCGCTCGGTATGATCCAGGCATGAGCATTCTGCTTGCCCCGCTGGCACTGTTCTTCCTGCTCGTGCGGTTGGCCGCGCTCGTCGCCGGAATCGTCGCGCTCATTGATGCCGCCATGACACCGGCGGGTGCATTCGTGGCGGCCGGCAAGGCGACCAAGCAGGT
Encoded proteins:
- a CDS encoding DUF2516 family protein — translated: MSILLAPLALFFLLVRLAALVAGIVALIDAAMTPAGAFVAAGKATKQVWVTILAVTLAVLLIFSFISFFALAAVVAVIVYFVDARPALRRARQ